One Oryzias latipes chromosome 21, ASM223467v1 genomic window, CATCCTCTTTTTGCCTCTTACCTTTTTTGCTTTGTTgcacagagggaggaggagtGGCCACCTTCATCGCCAAGCCATAAGCTCCTCTGAATGAGTGGCTGTCCCGGATGACAAAAGCTCCAGGCTCTCTGTCTTTCAGCAGGCTGATAGCTGTAAAATTAGACAAACTTAACTTATTACAATGAAACACCTACTGAGCAGAAAAAGAGACTTTAGCAAACTGAAAAATACTGCAGATATTGCACCATTACCAAGACAGCCATGGCATTAGCCTAAAACTTTAGGACCAAATAGTCCAAAAAGATTAAAGTGGAATTATCCTCGGCTTCAGCTTCTGTTTAGTTTGTTTCTCAGTGCTATCAATAATCATTATGAAACAATCAACCAGATTGCATCAACATAATCTCAGAGATGAGATGAAGAAACACTTCAGGTTTTAAAACTGTCTAAAAGGAAACCATCTTACAGCAAAGATTGAGATTTTCTAGACAGAAAAGTGACAATAGCGTTCAGAAAAACAAGGTCTGTCTACATTTGACTGAAAAAGGTTCTATAGGCTAAAATGATTGTTCATatttaaatttatatatatatatatatatatatatatatatatatatatatatatatatatatatatatatatatatatatatatatatatgtgtgtgtatatacataCAGTATATACATATTTGACTTAAATATGAAAGATCTTTTTTCCCTGACTCATTAGAAGTTTAACCAAACTTCAAACACACTTTTTATTTACTCAAAATTCCTAACTTTTTCCTTTGTGACAGTTAAGGCAACGAAGATAGATGAGGCCAGCAATGCAGATAGATCAAAATTCCTAACATATGGTGTGGTTTTCACTGTGGTACTGCCCTGCACCAAGTATAAACTATGCCTCTGATGTCATTGCAATTGAGCATGTGAAATTATTTAACATGACACAATCCAACATAATGCCATGGCAAAAAGCACATGAGGCAACCAGTTGAAGTGGATattcaataaaatacatttgtatgTTGCTACTGTAAATCTTACAAAATGTAGTACTAGCAAAAGTAAAATGACTGGTTAAAACTGCACCAAGTTTGTTGTCAAGGACACCGACATTTTAAATACCACGAAGACAAAACAAGGTGGCAAAATAAGTTGGACAAGTCGGACATGTGTTATTTTGATGACAGTTCTAGCTGTTTCACTGACCTCATTGTCAAGAAAGGGAGAAGTCTTAAAGCGGCTCACCCTGTTCCCTGGAGATCTCCGGCTTGTACCAGAACTTGGATGTGTCTTGGACAAACTTAACGTTGAGCCGATTCTCTAGGCTTCCGtctgcataaaaatgaaaagctgtCATCAAAAATCTGTGACTGATTCCTTTATGTTTTGTTATAAACAGTTTCTGGAACAAACATCAAGGTCTTCCGAAGACCACCTACAggtgaaagatttgaaaacactAAATAATGCTACTTATTATGCTATTCAATTTCGTGTCAGTCAAGTTGGGTGAAACTGTATCTGCTCGAAAGTAtgattaaaaagttaaaatgcaaactttttggTAATTCTTCCAGTTTTATAGAACAAAATACAAAGTTCTGGAATTTTGATCCTCAAAAACATTAATATCCTTACCGGGAATATTGAACTTTGAGAAGTCAGAAAGTGTATGAAAGTAGCCTGGAGTGCTTCCTCCACTCATGGGAGACATTATCTTCCCGTTTATGGTGCCATAAGAAAGTGCTCCATTTGGTCGGTCACCACTGGACATCCGCCTCTTCTCTGGGAGTTGGGGTTGGGTGGCTGGGGCTGGGCTCCCTTGTCGAAAACCACCTATCCCAATTATCCCACCATCCTGGTAGTTTGCAGGTGAGATGGGGAAAGAGGGAGTAGGTGGTCCTTGGTAGCCGGAGGAGCTACTCTGTCTTGACAGGTTCCCATGCCTTTCATCTGGTGTGGTGTAGCCACTATGGATAGGGTGCCGATCCAAACTGGGACTTCTCTGGGACATCTgtgaaacagatggatgacggccCAGCACTGGACTTCCTTGTGGATTTGTGATGGAAGGCTGTCTGCTCAGAACGGGACTGGTCTGAATAGGCTGACCCAAGGAGGGCTGCCTGCTGAGGACTGGGCTGTGAGGAGACATCTGTCCCAAAGAACCTTGTCTACTGAGAACAGGACTGGCCTGGGCGCCCTGAGATAGACGATGACCAAGAACTGGACTACCACCTAGTCCTGCAACACCCACCTCAAACCCGTTGGCAGGCGATTTTTGAGCCAACCATATCGAGCCATCTTGTTTAGCACTCAATTGCTGATAAAGACCCTGGTTGGGTGTGGATTGGTGTTCCACAAAGGGGCTTCTGTGGTTTAATAGTGTCTTAGAGGGCTCTGAAACTGACAGCCCAGGGTCAGAAGCCACATAACCCCCCAGTACGCTGTTAGACCCAAGGTAGGACTGTGTTGGGGTAGTGTTGCCCAGGTGGGAGGAGGTTGGAGAGCTAGAATCCAGGTAGGAAGAAGCAGGGGTTGCTGGTGCCTGATAGGATGGAGTGGGAGTGGGAAATGAAATTTCTGTAGCTTGAGACTGAAATCCAGAATCAGTAGTTGGTTGGGAGGAAGTGCTAACATTGCTGTCAACTAAGAGGTGtccactgaaataaaaataagaccaaaagaaacagctgattattctttcctttactgACATTTCACCAAAGAACTGTTGTTAAAGATTTGTCTTTATATAAACTCTTCAaagatgcacatttttttattgtaggtAATAGATCAGATCTAGCTTTGGAATCATAAGTAAGGATGTCAGACATACCCCTGTGAGCACCGGATGGGACTGCTGCTGGACAAAGGTGGGTTCATTGTTTGGTTGCTGGGACTAAGATTTCCCAGCTGACCCTTTGCATCTTCTGGAGGGCTGAGGCTTCGGGGCGACGTGGATGGCTCTCCGCCCGACACTGCCGACCTTGCCACAGACTCTACATAGCTTCTTGGTGCTgcacagtaaaaagaaaaactattattAACTCTACAGTTACAGCAAGtgtaatttatttctttttactcAATGATTCTTGATTGAGAATTTTACAGACAGGGTCTGAAATGAGGATTATACTATGAGAAAAATGGTTTAGTGGCAAAACGATGGGAATAATTTGACGAATATTGGATTTAGTTTTAATAACCAATGTGACTTGACTCCTATATGGACTGTTGCATAAAGGTTAAGATATAGTTAATGGGATGAAGAACCCTAAAACATTGGATGTTGATAAGAACTTCTGGCATTCCAGACCACTCTTACCTTCATCACACTCACTGAATTCACCATCTGAGTGCCATTATTGGAGACacaaaatattgtaaaagaaaaattacaccTGATTACCTGCTTTCTCCATAAGTGTTGATGTCATATGCTTTGAAATAATCTACACTTTGAGAAtactttttcttaaatcaaCTCTAAACAGTCATTTCACACTCGTGTTCCTCAGATGATCTAAGCTAAAACACCATCTTTAGCCAGACTAATTCAGTAAAGTTGTAGGTGTATGATCAAATATTTGAAGTCATCTTTGAAGTCCTTAAAGGTCCTGATCAAAGCAACAATACTTTGATTCAGGATGTGTTCTATGAACCAACCTGAGCCTGTTTGATGAAGTAAGATTTCTGCTGGGTTGTGAGGCTTCAGTCCCAGAGCTGACAAGGGAGTCTTGGCAAGACCAGGAGGTGAGCGAcctaaagaaagagaagaccTTTTTTACTACCCACAATCAAACATCACAGCTATCCTGACAGCTGCTACCTGTTAAAAAGCATAATACAAGACTTCAAAAAAGTCTTTACACACTTTAGTCATTAAATTGTGTTGACGTTCAATCAGACAATAACAGGTATGAAGCTGTCAAGAGTAGATTAGGTTAACACACAAATTGCAACATGATCAGGAAAGCGTGTTCATGCTTCGTACTCTTATGAAGGTTAAAACAAGCATGCAACCATTGATGGTTTCAGCCAGATTCTTCCATGCAAAAAACACGGTGCATGAGAACAAAATGACATCCAAGCAAAGCGGAGCCAAAGTGGATTCATAAGCTCTTCTGGTGGAGAGCTGTAGtactgaatttgttttttacttttctgtatTCATgatttatattctttttttttttcatttaaaaaaattgcataaagAGCTTTAACAGAGACACTTATTATGAACTGCTCTACCAGTCCCTTTCTTGGCTGAACACAATAAGTCATTTAGAAAGGGAAAAACTGGTGGTACAATTATCAAAAGAATAAATTATAGACAGCTAAGAATATTGCAGGGAGAGAAATGCAATCATGAATGACAACAGGAACACAGAGACTAGCAACTGGTAAGATGTTGTGGTAAATGGTAGTTTTTACAGAAATATTGCAAGTTTGCATCACCTTCATTTTTACTGATCAGCCTGTTTTTGTCAGCAAAGGTAAactgatcaattttaaaagaaagtgcCACTCTCCTGTGACTGTCATGCCAAAGCACTGCAGGACTGACAAATGAGGGGTGAAAGGTCACTCAGGGAGAACAAAGGGCTCAGCTCCACATGACTGACAACGTGGGACAGTGGAACTCTGGTACAGGCATTGTGCATCTTCCACTTACCAAAGAATCCCAATCAATTCTTTGAACACAGATGCACCTCCATTGATTATGGGTGGGCTGAGAatgagtttgtgtgtttatcTTTAACTAAAGTAGTGTTAATTTTGTCTTTTAGTTAGGGATTGGTACAGAAACTCTGTGCCAAGTTGGTACTGGTACCACTGTATATGGTACTAGCTGAACAGTATGAAAAAATTTGGTGTATTCTATTCAATTTTGCTGTAAATCTCCAGCTGACCCTCTTAATTCAATTAgattaggttttatttttatagcccaatattactaCACAGTTGTCTAAATGAGGTTTACTAATTTTACAAAACTTAAAATTAGCTATAAACTACAATAGGTGATtgctaaaataaattaaacagactaagctaaactgggcatacctgcccttagaccctctttcccggtaaggaaaaactcctaaaaaaaacagatttcaggaaaaaaaaaaagaagtaaccTCACGGATGGTCACATGAAGTATTGTGGGTGGCCTCCTATAGAATGGGGTACTTGGAGCTTTAGTCAAATTGCCAAAGGCAAAGCGAGCAAAAGTTTGGCCGTAATTCAAACTAAAAGATTCTAATTCAGTGACCTGATGTATAAAAGTGCAGAAatacatgttttctgttttctgttaattgactgtcagaaaaaatgaaatacagcATCTTGCTCAAACTTGAACGCTCTCCTTCTAACGCTGCTAAGTCACACTTAAATATTTttggggggagaaaaaaaaaatcacttcattttttaaacgCCAGTTTGAGGACTGTTTAGGCACCAAAACCATTTCAAAAGTATTGGGTCAGCACCAGCACCTTATAAAATCCaaacggtacccatccctattTTAAGTGCATCTTCTCAGTTGTTAACCTATTGTAGTAAATTGAAAAAACTCATTTGTTAAGTGCTGTGATTTCttcaaaaactgtaaacaaagtGAGGTAGACCTGAAAGGACAAAATGTGTTAAGGCAACACTAAAGGTGACATTTTGATTCCGCTTACTTTGCCCAACGACCCACaaaatttgcattaaaaatatactttgtgtttttgtgattgcctctttggaaaaagattaaagaaaactaaaaagcaaaacttaaaaaaagaaaaagtgagggTTTATGACTGTAAATCAttgtaaaatttttaaaaagactgcTAGGTTTGAATCTTTGATTTCAAAGTTGAACCAGATTTTTTTCACTTAGATAAAATAAGTAGCGTGATAAAAAGATATATACAACCTCCAGCATAAATCACTTCATTATGTAACCAAGCTCCACAGTACCATCTGTCTGTCGGGTGAAAGACTTACACAGATTGAAGTAAGGGGTTTGCGGTGACATGGGAAAGGCAGGGGTTTGGGGAAACACCTCACCACCAACTGTGGGTGTAGGACTGATTTGTCCTCCATCCATTTCTTCAAAGGCCTCCTTGTAGCTGTGCAGATTTCTCTGGAATGGGTGATATTGGGATGAGAATGTAACTCCACAATACACAACAAAGTAAATGAGTGTTTTTATAGCCCGTGTTTATTTTATACCTCCCTTGGTCGTCCACCGGGGTTCATTCCTATGGCATGGACAAACTCAGGAGAGACACATCGAATTGGGGAGCGCATCGGAATATCAGGAGATTTGCCGTCATCAGAATGTCCCTCACTGGTGATGCGACGGCGAGGAAGAGTTGAAGGCTCCTCAAAGGAAGCTGTACGTGCCTGGACACCTGAGATGTTGCATAAATGagtgttaaattaaaaaaaagaagccaggTTGACGGTCCTCAGGTAGCTTAACACCATCACTGTCGGCCTCTGTGGATGCTCACTGTGTGTAGAGGATCACACTTTGCAAAGCATTAGCATGATGCTTTGTGAACTCAAAATTTTGCATTTAACATGCAAGAGGatctttaaataaactttaaactaaaatatgtaataagtctttttaatacataaaatatttatacTTGAAAACTCAACAATAAAAAGTAGATACACTCACTGTAACAGTTTGTTAAAATGCCAATAAATTTAGCTAATCTTGCTAAAGAGCTTCTCAAAAATGcttgaaacacaaaacaaacaacaatggAGTTAAGAAGATTATTATTCATAAGCCAATAAGAGACCAGTGACTGTAACACAGAGCAAGCAAAGCAGGAAAAGCTGGCAAATACATCAAAGCTCAAAAGTGGGACCACCACTTGTTGCCACTCATTATTGTAAAAGAGCATAATTAGAGggagaaaaaaggtgaaaaaagcaCCATTGTATTTTGTATTAATATAAAACAAGCTGAGTCAGTAAATTCTGTGGTGTGTTTGTTCTGAGGCAGTTCAGTTTATCTGTTTCCTCCCCTACAATGTTACACTTGAGGGtgcatcccattttttcttaaataatcaaaaagttgatttattattgtaatttaGATCAAAGAGTTGTGAGTATTCAGAAGACCAATAAACAAGAGCAACATGAAAGGTTGTTGGGTTTAAACCAGAGCTGCCCAGTCCTAGTCATTGAGATCAACCGGCCTGCCTGTTTTCCACTTCCCTTTTGCTTTCTACTGATGAGCTGACTCAAGTCTACATGTCCCCATAGAGCAGACTGCCAAAGAACTCTTGAGGCTGAGAAATCCCGGGAATACTTAAAGCTTAAGCCGACACGATTCTGGAtaagatcattttaaaatctCTGATTGGgtttaaaagagtaaaaaaatattgaaaccaTGCAGAATGCAACAACTGCAATAAATGTCTATAGAGAGGAGTTACTGGCTATAGATGGATAAGGCTGACATTCAAAATTGTCAGGAATTCAGTTTTTTGCCAATAAACAATAAACCACATGGAGTTAAAATGCTTTGATTAAATGCCAAATTAACCATCCcaatttttcattatttctatTCTATGAAACTtgtaaagatttattttcaattaaaagCAATAAATTCTGCATATCTAAGTGAGACTAATGCCATCTGTGAGcattattgattaaaataaagcataaaataCTTCATTGCATGCCAAATACCACTGGGTTTGACAGCTTTGaaaagccccaaaacagaacgcACCCACTGTTGCATCATTGATTAAAAACCAAGAACCAGATGTGGTCAATGCACCCTTTCCTACAGAGTGCTGTCAAACGCTACACTTTGCCTGACTGTAAGCAAAGTGTTTACCACTCAGTATCCCAAAACTCATACTTtaaccccctttttttgttttaagacttttaagaCTTCGTTTATCCTGTTACAATACAGCTGTACTTGAGAAATTATCCTGTGCACGTCTTATTTCTCGATGACAGCAAAAATCACCTAATCAATAGTTGTGTCCAGCCTAGCAGTTTAAAGTCTACTCTAACATCTAATTTTGATAGACTGCTGCATCTTTGCAGAAAGGATATTGCTGTCTGTGGTAGAGGGCCCAGACTGGGCTTTATACAATAACGTCTGGATTGTGGTCACTAACTCTCAGTGGACACATACAGGATCAGTAGCGCTGTCTTTCTTGTGCATTTCACTTTCTCTGTCGGTCTTTGTAAATCTTGAAAagggagcaaatgaaaaaggcAGCTTTGAATGAGGCCAGTGTCCGGGACTCAGTATTGTTCCTGAAGTTTGGCAAAACAGATCTTGTGACATGGTCTCCTGGCAAGGGACAGAGCCTTCTTTGTGCTTCCCTTGTCTCATTCTTGAGAAACTTATCCAATAGGGATTTTTCAGTGCCACATTTAGGGTGACTCTTTTACTTTCAGTAGAAAAAAATTTGCAACTCAGAACAAACACTAATCTCAAGCACATATAAAGAGGATAataagcatgtttttttaatttttgatgaTGCTGCCCTCTGATTAAACATGTCAAACATtagttttatgttaaaaataaaccaaacgtACTGTAGACATACACAATTAATAAATGCACCCCACTGCAATCAAAGGTTAAGCAGAAGCAAAACACGAAACCCTTCGAAAGGATCTGTCCTTTCATTTTTAAGGGTTCCTTCATACAGGATGGGAGAACCAACCCGAGAGGGAGTGAGAACGACGATGATCAGACTGAGCGGAGGTCATGCTTGGGATGGCGCTTTGGGCGCGAGCCGTGTACTCTGGGATGAATGATGAAATAAAGATTAAGATAAAGTAAGAAAAGCAGAGAGATGAAAGCTGgcctaaaaaagaacaaatgtatgcaatgtttatttaaagacccactcatattgtcaaagcgttcctggtgcttttttaattatgattatgccatttttagccaaatcaaaaaactttttgtttactACGGCATAGTTTCTGCTGGGTGGCAGTTgttaattagaaattcgcctctaagTTTTGGGCATGAAACCCTACCCAACATCCCATCACCCTACTGTTTACTTGCTCttcctctagcttacagccactcacacccccaacctaacataaccCATCCAACcaaaatagcgagcaatatcagagctattcaaccttacagttttgaaccagatctCAGCtcgaacgaggaaaacaaagacatgcatggatctatttgtctgaaaattgatgcatcagaatggaatggatcacagagcttgtggcctgcccagaaTATTTTCTACTTAACTGTAGAATACAATcgttttgaacaaagaaatacccggaaaaatgattttaaactttattattttatatatgttctccatcatcagaaaaatgccacaagaacatgttagaaacactaaaaacacttttttttatcagtggGTCTGTAATCCATGTAGAACTGTAGtcgagaggaaaaaaaaggttcaagttTAAGAAGGGTGAGAAGAGATTTAAAATTTTCATAAACTGTGCTCGTCTATCCTTGCAGTTCTCTGCTTGATGTTTTAGCTCACAAGCATTTAGCAGGTTTTGTCAATCAACAACATGTTTTGCACAGTTATTTTAGTCTGATCCCTCTTGCCAAACATGTTGTGACCTCaaataaaagcatgtaagaGATGCAGACTTCTATTGGCCGACATAACTGGTCAAGTTTATTACCAAGATTTGCAGCGAGTACTGGGTTGACAAGCTATGTGTTGGCATGAAAGAAATGAGTGTTTGATCTTACCAGCTACTCTTTGGGCCACCAGACCTTCAACATTGCAGACCTCCTCGGGCTCGCGCTCTCTTAGTTGAGGTGATGTTGAGTCAGAAGTGGGGATTCTTTGGGGTTCAGAGACCTCCAAGGAATGGAGCTGTGTACTTGGAGGGAATGTGCTGATGGATTTTTGCTGAAGAGAACCACTTGTGGAAGGGAAGACCTGTGAGGAAAGAGTGGCTCCAACTGTTTCAGAAGTCAAAggtctgtggacaggtgcaggcTCTGGAGTACTAGGCTTTGTCTGTATCATCTGAGCCAATAGTGACTGGCTGCCTAAGCTGGATGGCTCTGCAGTGTGGGTATGAACGGCAGCATCAGCCTGATAAGAGAGCCTGGCTTGGTTCTGAGAGAAGGAAGGCTGGGTTGTTACTACAAAACTGTTTTCCTTCAATGGAGCACTTTGGGATTTCATCACAGCGGAAAGGCCTGGTTCCAGGTCCAACATAAGAAGGTTGAGGGTTTCAATAGACTGCTCGATTTCTTGCTGGGAGGCACTGTGGCGATGAGGAAACTGTGGCAGGCTGTGGTGGCTGGACATTCCTACAGAAGGAGGTGGACTAAAAGTAAGACCTTCAGTAAGTGGCTCCTCGGGTATTCCAAACTGATGCCAAATATTGAGACCACGCTGGACCGCATCCCTGCTACTTGTAGTGCGGGTGGGAGCCGGTGGCATTGACTTTAGATCTGTGCCAAATGAGTGAGAGCGATACAGACTGCTGTTTTGAAAAGCCATGTAATTGGCAGAGGACGGTGTCGTGTTGTTTTGGTTCAAACTCGTGGATTTGTCCGATTTGACAACGTTGGATTGGGTGAATTCCAGGGGTTTCTCTGGGACGCTGCGCTCCAGGTATGGCAGATGATCCTGGCCGTTGATGACAGGCTCAGATTGGAAGTACAGATCTGCTGGTGTAGCCCGCCCATCCGTGGAGGAAAAAGTTCCCAGGCTGTCCACGCTGTTGCCCTCTTGAGTAGTAGGCAGCTCATCGTCTAAAATGTCGGTTTCTCGGTCGATGCTATTGTTCCCGTTAACATGGACCTGGGCGGGCACAAGGTGGAGCATCCCTCCAGGAGCAGATGTTGGGGTGGACAGGTAAGCCTGTCTGTTCATGGGCCCCTCCAAGCCACTCAGTAGTTGTTCGAGCTCTTTCTTCTCTTGAGGACTTATTGGTTGTTGAACAGGTGTTGGGGGGTGATGGACAGTGGGTAAGTCCTCACCCACAGGAATGTGTGTCTGGCTCACTGTGGAAACCTGAAGAACTGCTTCATCTGTTCGATCAGTTTTGATAGAAGCAGTGGAGTTTCCTGAGTCGCTGCTCACAGACAGTGCGTGGTCCACAGCAGGCAGGGCATGTTCTGCAGCAGTGGACGGAAGGCCGTTCGGTGTGACTGTTCCTTCAAGAGATTCTTTTTTACGAACTTTGGCATACAGGCTTCCGTCCAAAGGTCCTTGGGTATGGATtacttctaaaataaaaaggagagaaaaaggacaaaacttaaaaaaaaaatccaattctgATAAACCTATTAAAcaaaattcatccatccattgctTATCTCCATTCACTCCGTCAAGATTAAAGCATAAGATTAAAGCAGGTAACATAGGGCAAATGTAGGGTACACACTGACTTACTGccatcaaattaaacattttaaatccaaaacaaaagTGGGCAGGAGAAATATGGGTAGGAATAGGCCATGTGAGCACAGGCAAATCAGCTACAGCTAAATTAAACACAAGCTCAAGACTATCTAGAGAACtcgctttaaaaaaaggagtttgCAGTGCCCgaaaaaaatctgcacttctgaagaaaataacaTAAACCTGTGTCTTCTGAACTGCACTGGCAAATCAAACACTACTTAACACTTCTGTGGTATAAATCATTAGTCccataaaagcataaaagaccCCATACATAACAATGGTTATGTGGAACATTACCGTTTTGGGTTTGGGATTTTTAACTGTAATCTGAGACAAAATGCTTCATAGCATTCAAAGAAGGCACATAAACTGTAGGTTCACACACTGTCAtgactaaatgaaaaaaaaaaaaaaaacaggacgcCCCAATCAGAAAAATGTAGTCATCCCTGGAAAATCTGCATCACTGACTGGTAgggaaaaaggcttttcctgCCTAAGAAACCAACTAAAACAGAGTGTACTGAAACTGACAGAAAGAAAGTTTAAACATGTGTTATGTGCATAAGTCATGGGCAAGCAGACACACATTACTTGCATTACCATTAATTTGCAGCTCTTACTCCAAAAACACTAAAGGTGGCTGGATCAACTACAAAAAACATGACGATTCGATACAGACATTTCTACGTAAGCAAAATAAGCAGTAGACTGCCTCATTAAGTAAAAGTTTTCTTATTTACACCCACTTGAAAGAATGAAGACAAAATGCATCCGCTGGTAGTCTGTTCCTTTGATACTGCTCTAATAAACCTCTAAGACAAGCCTCTCACTTACTGTAGGACCAAATCAGCTCTATAGCCCGGACAGAAGCTGCACAAAGGTGCTGTCTGTGCTTACAGATATCTTTATCTTGACTTGAGTGAATACAGGCTTCTGTAATGGAGAACAGTGGGCGTACACGTTAGGTACTGCAATATCTCCAAGGATGACCGAGGGCAACTTGCCAAAGGAATGGGCCACTGTCGCTGTTCCACTCTCAGTGCTGGTAGGTTTCAAAAACAtccaatataaatatatataaatgtcaaatgaaaattgttttgtagATGACATATTGGAAAAATAAGTGCGCTTCGGGATTCCTGTGACCTAAACTGCCTAAAATGACACTTATTGAAATAGAAATGTGTAACTGCAAGAACAAGTCTAGAAAAGCTTTAAATGGTCAATGACTTAGTAGTTGTTGTTTGAGAAGCTCAAAATGAAGTCATCAGGACTCATATATAGACAACACTCAAGTATCAAGAACGTATCACACTGCGCATGCATACCCACTAACACATACATCTAATATAGCAGTCGCACCAATAAACAGACATCCGTCGTGAAAGAAGAGCCTTGTGAACTAACTTCAGCACCTTTTTTATCACCTGCCCTGTGGCCACATGTGACTCCACACTGATTAGGCATACAGCTGAGAGCTCACTAGATAGGAAAACAACACTTCAACAGGCTGCTTTACATCAGGTTCCAGTCTTTTTAGGgacacagcagaaaaaaaaatattaaaactctACCTGTTTGACTAATAGAAGATAGTACGGTCTCAATCTATCCTGGGAGGAACCCTGAAGAGGAACTCCCAGGGCAGCGCCAGGAGGGATTGCAGCAGCGGTTGGGGCGTTGGTTTTGGCGGCTTCCCCTGATCCCTTTCCTCTCCAGAATAGCTTAATGTGTGGCCAGAGAATTGCTGTCCTCCCTGGCTGCTTCAGAGCTCATTCTGGTCTAAAGACATCCCCTGCTATGAGTGTGCATGTGGGATATTTATCACAACAGCCAGGGTTATGTGTAGGTAGGAGGCGGGACCAAAGAAGCCACTGAGTTTCAAAGCACTGTGCTGTTGGGGGGACCAGTAGTCCAGTCTCTTTAATACTCAAGTGCTTCTTTAAAACACATACTACAGAtggtaaa contains:
- the LOC101155555 gene encoding tensin-1 isoform X12, which gives rise to MATAVFQVSSPCVPAANYELAPSSDLSLKHADTMGSTKSSKSMESRRRPSRSTSLLQALEETYELDLVYITERIISVSFPGSVEEQSYAVNLREVASMLRSKHGHNYLVFNLSEKRYDINQLNPKVLDFGWPDHHAPALDKICSICKAMDTWLSADSHNVVVIHNKGNRGRTGVVVAAYMHYSNISASADQALDRFAMKRFYEDKVLPVGQPSQKRYVEYFSGLLSGHIKINNKPLFLHHVIMHGIPNFEAKGGCRPFLKIYQAMQPVYTSGIYNVQGDSQTSICITIEPGLLLKGDILLKCYHKRYRNPCRDVIFRVQFHTCAVHDLGLVFGKEELDETYKDERFPEYGKVEFIFSFGPEKIHGQGMDHLENGPSVSVDYNTQDPLIRWDSYENFNQSCEDATEEVIHTQGPLDGSLYAKVRKKESLEGTVTPNGLPSTAAEHALPAVDHALSVSSDSGNSTASIKTDRTDEAVLQVSTVSQTHIPVGEDLPTVHHPPTPVQQPISPQEKKELEQLLSGLEGPMNRQAYLSTPTSAPGGMLHLVPAQVHVNGNNSIDRETDILDDELPTTQEGNSVDSLGTFSSTDGRATPADLYFQSEPVINGQDHLPYLERSVPEKPLEFTQSNVVKSDKSTSLNQNNTTPSSANYMAFQNSSLYRSHSFGTDLKSMPPAPTRTTSSRDAVQRGLNIWHQFGIPEEPLTEGLTFSPPPSVGMSSHHSLPQFPHRHSASQQEIEQSIETLNLLMLDLEPGLSAVMKSQSAPLKENSFVVTTQPSFSQNQARLSYQADAAVHTHTAEPSSLGSQSLLAQMIQTKPSTPEPAPVHRPLTSETVGATLSSQVFPSTSGSLQQKSISTFPPSTQLHSLEVSEPQRIPTSDSTSPQLREREPEEVCNVEGLVAQRVAEYTARAQSAIPSMTSAQSDHRRSHSLSGVQARTASFEEPSTLPRRRITSEGHSDDGKSPDIPMRSPIRCVSPEFVHAIGMNPGGRPRERNLHSYKEAFEEMDGGQISPTPTVGGEVFPQTPAFPMSPQTPYFNLCRSPPGLAKTPLSALGLKPHNPAEILLHQTGSDGEFSECDEAPRSYVESVARSAVSGGEPSTSPRSLSPPEDAKGQLGNLSPSNQTMNPPLSSSSPIRCSQGGHLLVDSNVSTSSQPTTDSGFQSQATEISFPTPTPSYQAPATPASSYLDSSSPTSSHLGNTTPTQSYLGSNSVLGGYVASDPGLSVSEPSKTLLNHRSPFVEHQSTPNQGLYQQLSAKQDGSIWLAQKSPANGFEVGVAGLGGSPVLGHRLSQGAQASPVLSRQGSLGQMSPHSPVLSRQPSLGQPIQTSPVLSRQPSITNPQGSPVLGRHPSVSQMSQRSPSLDRHPIHSGYTTPDERHGNLSRQSSSSGYQGPPTPSFPISPANYQDGGIIGIGGFRQGSPAPATQPQLPEKRRMSSGDRPNGALSYGTINGKIMSPMSGGSTPGYFHTLSDFSKFNIPDGSLENRLNVKFVQDTSKFWYKPEISREQAISLLKDREPGAFVIRDSHSFRGAYGLAMKVATPPPSVQQSKKGDITNELVRHFLIESSPKGVKLKGCPNEPYFGCLSALVYQHAITPLALPCKLIIPATDLIDEVPEDTSTNPMMERLKQGADIFVIPVQRDPADSHACNVLYVNSVEMESLTGPQAVAKAISETLAAAAPPTATIVHFKVSSQGITLTDNQRKLFFRRHYPTNTVTFCDTDPQDRKWNKPEGGVAKLFGFVARKQGSTTDNVTHLFAELEPGQPASAIVNFVSKMIASQKR